In one window of Phyllopteryx taeniolatus isolate TA_2022b chromosome 23, UOR_Ptae_1.2, whole genome shotgun sequence DNA:
- the LOC133472964 gene encoding CXXC-type zinc finger protein 4-like isoform X2, which translates to MLDYSSEMDRYRSSIASFYKTNVDVGNFPQSAKLAARLAAAAPIFPPGATRLGAMATAPWGCHDNVNHPAAVFWGRPKPGVAHHRHHPATPPGHMTPSHPHGSSMHQGGGADEGGRTEKHTAASLPVTQTAHHHPMAPSNANFLPGYGGGSDCGVGKQGHAHPDVMGLSEGGSCNGGGVLGSGFLGGLGLPPGVIVMAMGSTAGGMSDAGSAFQMTGGQRGPTDCQQHAGSSPCPSSSSPSSSGVAAGGVVLSSPSSSSSSSSKRKRKRCGVCGPCRRLINCGVCSSCRNRKTGHQICKFRKCEELKKKPGGGGGGTLERPPSVPTGEAFRWFF; encoded by the exons ATGCTGGACTACAGCAGCGAGATGGACCGCTACCGCTCGTCCATCGCCAGCTTCTACAAGACCAACGTGGACGTGGGCAACTTCCCGCAGTCGGCCAAGCTGGCGGCGCGCTTGGCGGCCGCCGCTCCCATCTTCCCCCCCGGCGCTACCAGGCTGGGCGCCATGGCGACGGCGCCCTGGGGATGCCACGACAACGTCAACCACCCAGCGGCCGTCTTCTGGGGCCGCCCCAAACCCGGCGTCGCGCACCACCGCCACCACCCGGCCACGCCCCCCGGTCACATGACCCCCTCGCACCCCCACGGGAGCAGCATGCATCAGGGCGGCGGGGCCGACGAGGGGGGGCGGACTGAAAAACACACCGCCGCCTCGCTTCCCGTCACCCAAACGGCACACCACCACCCCATGGCGCCCAGCAACGCCAACTTCCTGCCCGGCTACGGCGGAGGGAGCGACTGCGGCGTCGGGAAGCAAGGACACGCCCACCCGGACGTGATGGGCCTATCGGAGGGGGGCAGCTGCAACGGGGGCGGAGTTCTGGGAAGCGGCTTCCTGGGGGGGCTGGGCTTACCCCCGGGTGTCATCGTCATGGCGATGGGTTCGACAGCGGGCGGGATGTCGGACGCCGGCAGCGCCTTCCAGATGACGGGTGGCCAGCGGGGGCCCACAGACTGCCAGCAACACGCCGGCTCCTCGCCCTGCCCCTCCTCGTCCTCGCCCTCGTCGTCGGGCGTGGCCGCAGGGGGCGTGGTCCTGTCGTCgccgtcctcctcctcgtcgtcgtcgtccaaGAGGAAGCGCAAGCGCTGCGGCGTGTGCGGGCCGTGCCGGCGGCTCATCAACTGCGGCGTGTGCTCGTCCTGCCGCAACAGGAAGACGGGCCACCAGATCTGCAAGTTCAGGAAGTGCGAGGAGCTCAAGAAGAAGccggggggaggcgggggagggaCGCTCGAG AGGCCGCCATCCGTCCCGACCGGCGAGGCCTTCCGGTGGTTCTTCTAG
- the LOC133472964 gene encoding CXXC-type zinc finger protein 4-like isoform X1 — translation MSGMTSGVCVESDLSSVLQRSSASSHHHPNHHGYGGQGQVSTLAPMLDYSSEMDRYRSSIASFYKTNVDVGNFPQSAKLAARLAAAAPIFPPGATRLGAMATAPWGCHDNVNHPAAVFWGRPKPGVAHHRHHPATPPGHMTPSHPHGSSMHQGGGADEGGRTEKHTAASLPVTQTAHHHPMAPSNANFLPGYGGGSDCGVGKQGHAHPDVMGLSEGGSCNGGGVLGSGFLGGLGLPPGVIVMAMGSTAGGMSDAGSAFQMTGGQRGPTDCQQHAGSSPCPSSSSPSSSGVAAGGVVLSSPSSSSSSSSKRKRKRCGVCGPCRRLINCGVCSSCRNRKTGHQICKFRKCEELKKKPGGGGGGTLERPPSVPTGEAFRWFF, via the exons ATGTCGGGCATGACGAGCGGCGTGTGCGTGGAGAGCGACCTGTCGTCCGTGCTGCAGCGAAGCTCGGCCTCCTCGCACCACCACCCCAATCACCACGGTTACGGCGGGCAGGGCCAG GTGTCCACGCTGGCGCCCATGCTGGACTACAGCAGCGAGATGGACCGCTACCGCTCGTCCATCGCCAGCTTCTACAAGACCAACGTGGACGTGGGCAACTTCCCGCAGTCGGCCAAGCTGGCGGCGCGCTTGGCGGCCGCCGCTCCCATCTTCCCCCCCGGCGCTACCAGGCTGGGCGCCATGGCGACGGCGCCCTGGGGATGCCACGACAACGTCAACCACCCAGCGGCCGTCTTCTGGGGCCGCCCCAAACCCGGCGTCGCGCACCACCGCCACCACCCGGCCACGCCCCCCGGTCACATGACCCCCTCGCACCCCCACGGGAGCAGCATGCATCAGGGCGGCGGGGCCGACGAGGGGGGGCGGACTGAAAAACACACCGCCGCCTCGCTTCCCGTCACCCAAACGGCACACCACCACCCCATGGCGCCCAGCAACGCCAACTTCCTGCCCGGCTACGGCGGAGGGAGCGACTGCGGCGTCGGGAAGCAAGGACACGCCCACCCGGACGTGATGGGCCTATCGGAGGGGGGCAGCTGCAACGGGGGCGGAGTTCTGGGAAGCGGCTTCCTGGGGGGGCTGGGCTTACCCCCGGGTGTCATCGTCATGGCGATGGGTTCGACAGCGGGCGGGATGTCGGACGCCGGCAGCGCCTTCCAGATGACGGGTGGCCAGCGGGGGCCCACAGACTGCCAGCAACACGCCGGCTCCTCGCCCTGCCCCTCCTCGTCCTCGCCCTCGTCGTCGGGCGTGGCCGCAGGGGGCGTGGTCCTGTCGTCgccgtcctcctcctcgtcgtcgtcgtccaaGAGGAAGCGCAAGCGCTGCGGCGTGTGCGGGCCGTGCCGGCGGCTCATCAACTGCGGCGTGTGCTCGTCCTGCCGCAACAGGAAGACGGGCCACCAGATCTGCAAGTTCAGGAAGTGCGAGGAGCTCAAGAAGAAGccggggggaggcgggggagggaCGCTCGAG AGGCCGCCATCCGTCCCGACCGGCGAGGCCTTCCGGTGGTTCTTCTAG
- the cnga1b gene encoding cGMP-gated cation channel alpha-1, with product MAQVSPMDMAAPLLDDTEDHRCAGLLFNVNNSNNNKDKDEKKKKKKKKEKKDKKTKEGKKKAEKEEEEEEEKKKAKAEEKKEAVPKEITVVDPAGNTYYHWLFIITLPVMYNWTLIIARACFEELQMDYLRFWFLLDFLCDLLYVADMIFRTRTGYLEQGLLVKDEQKLRERYVKSFQFRLDVLSMVPTDVLYVTLGLNYPEIRLNKLLRFNRMLEFFQRTETRTNYPNMLRISNLVMYIVIIIHWNACLYYSFSKAIGFGSDRFVYPDPANPEFGRLVRKYAYSMYWSTLTLTTIGETPPPVENSEYFFVVTDFLVGVLIFATIVGNVGSMITNMNAARANFQARIDAIKQYMSFRKVTKDLEKRVIKWFDFLWTNKKAVDEREVLKYLPDKLRAEIAINVHLDTLKKVRIFADCEAGLLVELVLKLQPQVYSPGDYICKKGDIGREMYIIKEGKLAVVADDGVTQFVVLSDGSYFGEISILAIKGSKAGNRRTANIRSIGYSDLFCLSKDDLMEALTEYPDAKALLEEKGRQILMKDGLLDLEVAAQGPDPKEMEEKVERMASTLDDLQTRYARLLAEHEATHSKLKHRVSRLEKKTPSRLGGAPPPPTE from the exons ATGGCCCAGGTTTCGCCGATGGACATGGCCGCCCCACTCCTGGACGACACGGAGGACCACAG GTGTGCGGGACTTCTCTTCAAtgtcaacaacagcaacaacaacaaagacaa ggatgagaagaagaagaagaagaaaaagaaggagaagaaagacAAGAAAAC GAAGGAGGGGAAGAAGAAAGccgaaaaagaagaagaagaagaggaggaaaagaagaaagccAAGGCAGAGGAGAAGAAGGAGGCGGT tcCAAAGGAGATCACGGTGGTGGACCCGGCGGGGAACACATATTACCACTGGCTCTTCATCATCACGCTTCCCGTCATGTACAACTGGACCCTCATCATCGCTAG GGCGTGCTTCGAGGAGCTTCAGATGGACTACTTGCGCTTCTGGTTCCTCTTGGACTTTCTCTGCGACTTGCTCTATGTGGCCGACATGATCTTCCGAACCAGGACAG GCTACCTGGAGCAGGGTCTTCTGgtcaaggatgagcagaagcTACGCGAGCGTTACGTGAAGAGTTTCCAGTTCCGACTGGATGTCCTCTCCATGGTCCCCACGGACGTTCTGTACGTCACTCTGGGCCTCAACTACCCCGAGATCCGCCTCAACAAGCTGCTGAGGTTCAACAG AATGCTGGAGTTCTTCCAGAGGACCGAGACCAGAACCAACTACCCCAACATGCTGCGGATCTCCAACCTGGTCATGtacattgtcatcatcatccaCTGGAACGCCTGCCTCTACTATTCCTTCTCCAAGGCCATCG GTTTTGGCTCGGACAGGTTTGTGTATCCTGACCCAGCAAACCCAGAGTTCGGCCGCCTGGTGAGGAAGTACGCCTACAGTATGTACTGGTCCACGCTGACGCTCACCACCATTGGAGAGACTCCGCCCCCCGTGGAGAACTCAGAGTACTTCTTTGTGGTCACCGATTTCCTG GTGGGCGTGCTGATCTTCGCCACTATCGTGGGTAACGTGGGCTCCATGATTACCAACATGAACGCCGCCCGCGCCAACTTTCAGGCTCGCATCGACGCTATCAAGCAGTACATGAGCTTCCGCAAG gtaaCCAAGGACCTGGAGAAGCGCGTCATAAAGTGGTTCGACTTCCTGTGGACCAACAAGAAGGCGGTGGACGAGCGGGAAGTCCTCAAGTACCTTCCGGACAAGCTGAGAGCCGAGATTGCCATCAACGTGCACCTGGACACACTCAAGAAG GTGCGTATCTTTGCCGACTGCGAGGCGGGCCTGCTGGTGGAGCTGGTGCTGAAGCTGCAGCCGCAGGTCTACAGTCCCGGAGACTACATCTGCAAGAAGGGCGACATCGGGCGCGAGATGTACATCATCAAGGAGGGCAAGCTCGCCGTGGTGGCCGACGACGGCGTCACGCAGTTTGTGGTCCTCAGCGACGGCAGCTACTTTGGCGAGATCAGCATCCTGGCCATCAAAG GCAGCAAAGCCGGAAACAGGCGAACGGCAAACATCCGCAGCATCGGTTACTCCGACCTCTTCTGTCTTTCCAAGGACGACCTGATGGAGGCACTGACCGAGTACCCCGACGCCAAGGCCTTGTTAGAAGAGAAGGGGAGACAGATCCTGATGAAGGACGGCCTGCTGGACCTGGAG GTGGCGGCTCAGGGCCCCGACCCCAAGGAGATGGAGGAGAAAGTGGAGCGGATGGCGAGCACGCTGGACGACCTGCAGACGCGCTACGCTCGACTGCTGGCCGAGCACGAGGCCACGCACAGCAAGCTCAAACATCGAGTCAGCAGACTGGAGAAGAAGACCCCCTCCCGTCTGGGCGGTGCCCCGCCGCCACCTACCGAATAA
- the nfxl1 gene encoding NF-X1-type zinc finger protein NFXL1, which produces MEPAWRPQGRGRGRKQDAPGERVRERPGSGAGRGASAKTTVPPEARHGASGPARFEEIRKSNQVAVERLMERHTGCSSEDDDDEDDDEEHKDARVLESTFTAYASHTGGDVTGLQRTGQYVSELFTSGALTCLICIASVKRTQPVWSCSGCFSLFHLPCIQKWARDSVFLLCSATDEDFGRKQHPWPCPKCRAEYSHADTPARYMCYCGKLQDPPADPWLAPHSCGGVCHKELKPSCGHACLLLCHPGPCPPCPKMVSVSCLCGKAKPLPRRCSNKAWSCQQPCRKLLPCQQHKCSQPCHSECSPCPRVSIQKCVCGRQKSERPCDGPKWKCEGVCGAILSCGNHTCERVCHDALCPPCPRSLSRSCPCGRNKSNLPCTEEVPLCGDTCERPLSCGKHTCSMRCHRGNCDTCRQEVEKECRCGKYRKLMACHKDYLCESKCSKSRSCQKHPCRRKCCPGNCPQCDQICARTLGCRNHKCPSVCHQGSCYPCPQTVDVKCACGAASLTVPCGRERSTKPPRCKEICKSPPSCHHAARERHRCHPGPCPPCSQPCLLPLVGCAHTCPRPCHDRVLLKSQQVQLSGPWEQRSEPAFVTKALPCPPCQVPLPVSCFGEHKVSAVPCCRRGRFSCKGPCGRPLSCGNHACGRECHLLDDGNKCDDCEEGCSKPRPSLCPHTCPLPCHVGDCPPCRQMIRQRCHCKMSTLYVECTKMTTADEGTRMAFGSCSNQCPKELSCGHRCKQVCHPGACGAECHQKVKLRCPCRRIKKELACAMASGCVVECDDNCVEQQRKVSQLKEAEQKAAEEDEQRRRQEELEAFTKRRGGRRAKKRGRRDGEDEEDGGRTGRWRRCAVFVLVPLGGAVLSLAAYLLLSSAEDAGGVTVS; this is translated from the exons ATGGAGCCAGCCTGGAGGCCTCAGGGCAGGGGGCGTGGCCGGAAGCAGGATGCTCCAGGAGAAAGGGTGCGAGAGAGGCCCGGAAGTGGCGCAGGAAGAGGAGCGAGCGCCAAGACGACGGTGCCGCCCGAAGCTCGGCACG GCGCTTCCGGGCCGGCCAGGTTCGAGGAGATCCGCAAGTCCAACCAGGTCGCCGTGGAGAGACTGATGGAGCGCCACACCGGCTGCTCCTCTGAGGATGACGACGATGAGGATGACGACGAAGAGCACAAGGATGCACGCGTCCTGGAGTCCACCTTCACCGCATATGCCAGTCATACAG GTGGCGACGTCACAGGCCTGCAAAGAACGGGTCAGTACGTCAGCGAGCTTTTCACGTCTGGAGCGCTCACCTGCCTCATCTGCATCGCCTCGGTGAAGAGGACGCAGCCG GTGTGGAGCTGCTCCGGCTGTTTCTCCCTCTTCCATCTTCCGTGCATCCAGAAGTGGGCCAGGGACTCTGTGTTCTTGCTCTGCTCGGCCACAGACGAAGACTTTGGGCGCAAGCAGCATCCGTGGCCCTG TCCCAAGTGTCGGGCTGAGTACTCCCACGCCGACACGCCCGCCAG GTACATGTGCTACTGTGGGAAGCTTCAGGATCCTCCCGCCGATCCCTGGTTAGCGCCTCACTCGTGCGGCGGAGTGTGTCACAAGGAGCTGAAACCTTCCTGTGGACACGCATGTCTGCTGCTGTGTCACCCTg GTCCCTGCCCGCCGTGTCCCAAGATGGTGTCCGTTTCCTGCTTATGCGGCAAAGCTAAGCCCCTGCCCCGGCGCTGTAGCAACAAG gCTTGGTCATGCCAGCAGCCGTGCAGGAAGTTGTTGCCATGTCAACAACACAAATGTTCCCAGCCGTGTCACTCAG agtGTTCCCCTTGTCCCAGAGTCAGCATTCAGAAGTGTGTGTGCGGTCGGCAAAAATCGGAGAGACCCTGCGACGGGCCCAAGTGGAAGTGCGAAGGG GTGTGCGGCGCCATCCTCTCGTGTGGGAATCACACCTGTGAGCGCGTGTGCCACGACGCACTCTGCCCACCGTGCCCCCGCTCGCTCAGCAGATCGTGTCCCTGCGGCAGGAACA AGTCCAACCTGCCGTGCACGGAGGAAGTGCCACTGTGTGGTGACACGTGTGAGCGCCCCCTGTCGTGCGGGAAGCACACCTGCTCCATGAGGTGTCACCGCGGGAATTGCGACACCTGCCGACAG GAGGTGGAGAAGGAGTGCCGTTGCGGGAAATACAGGAAGCTGATGGCGTGTCACAAAGACTATTTGTGTGAGTCCAAATGTTCAAAGAGCAGAAGCTGCCAGAAACATCCGTGTCGGAGGAAG TGTTGCCCCGGCAACTGCCCCCAGTGTGACCAGATCTGCGCTCGGACTCTGGGATGTCGCAACCACAAATGTCCGTCCGTGTGTCACCAAG GAAGTTGTTACCCGTGTCCACAGACGGTGGACGTCAAGTGCGCGTGCGGCGCCGCCTCCCTGACGGTGCCGTGCGGACGTGAGCGGAGCACCAAGCCGCCTCGCTGCAAGGAGATCTGCAA GTCTCCACCTTCCTGCCACCACGCTGCCAGAGAGCGCCACCGCTGCCACCCCGGGCCCTGCCCACCCTGCTCGCAGCCCTGCCTTCTGCCTCTGGTCGGCTGCGCGCACACGTGCCCGCGGCCGTGCCACGACCGCGTTCTGCTCAAGTCCCAGCAG GTGCAGTTGTCCGGGCCGTGGGAGCAGCGCTCAGAACCGGCTTTTGTGACCAAGGCCCTGCCCTGCCCCCCTTGTCAAGTGCCGCTACCAGT CTCCTGTTTTGGAGAACACAAG GTGAGCGCCGTGCCGTGTTGCCGCCGGGGCCGCTTCTCGTGCAAGGGGCCGTGCGGGCGACCGTTGAGCTGTGGCAACCACGCGTGCGGCAGGGAGTGCCACCTGCTGGACGACGGCAACAAG TGCGACGACTGCGAGGAGGGCTGCTCCAAGCCCCGGCCAAGCCTTTGCCCCCACACCTGCCCGCTGCCCTGTCACGTTGGCGACTGCCCCCCTTGCCGCCAGATGATCCGCCAGCGCTGCCATTGCAAGATGAGCACACTCTATGTGGAGTGCAC GAAGATGACGACGGCCGACGAGGGGACAAGGATGGCGTTCGGCTCCTGTAGCAACCAGTGTCCCAAAGAG ctgaGCTGCGGTCATCGCTGCAAGCAGGTGTGTCATCCGGGGGCGTGTGGGGCCGAATGTCATCAGAAGGTCAAGCTGCGATGTCCCTGTAGGAGGATCAAAAAG GAGCTTGCGTGCGCGATGGCGTCCGGCTGTGTTGTCGAGTGTGATGACAACTGCGTCGAACAACAGAGGAAAGTCAGCCAG CTCAAGGAGGCAGAGCAGAAAGCGGCGGAGGAAGATGAGCAGCGGAGACGTCAG GAGGAGCTGGAGGCGTTCACAAAGCGCCGAGGAGGGCGCCGCGCCAAGAAGCGAGGGCGGCGGGAtggggaggacgaggaggacggCGGCCGGACGGGACGCTGGCGGAGGTGCGCTGTATTCGTCCTCGTCCCGCTGGGCGGCGCCGTGCTGTCACTCGCCGCCTACTTGCTTCTGAGCTCGGCCGAAGACGCTGGCGGGGTGACTGTTTCGTAG